Proteins encoded within one genomic window of Arachis ipaensis cultivar K30076 chromosome B08, Araip1.1, whole genome shotgun sequence:
- the LOC107613176 gene encoding nuclear pore complex protein NUP50A: MGDAENALPPSKKRTAGVQLTKDTPVDDGEDVPEHETGTFKRASDEVLATRRIVKVRRQQNNSAPSSNPFAGIRLTTPTDSGANPVEPTAEKQSAGENSGADDSNGNDATSKDSEKAKDEETKQLESKTDAVEDKSAAKNDAAEESNADQEHAAEKESTVDKSEADKEHSEDVDKNEVEEKKDAASKEIAAESNTGNEDKKDSTDNGDEKVESAEPSAEGGHLKSFQQLSSSRNAFTGLAGTGFSSTSFSFGSVSSEGSGSIFGTKNDKPFGLGLSTNGSSVFGVSASSAISKSEGSGFAALQEVVVETGEENEKVVFNADSVLFEFVDGSWKERGKGEVKVNVTTGEEKARLLMRSRGNYRLILNARLYPDMKLTNMEKKGVTFACINSATEGKVGLSTFALKFKDPSIVEEFKAAITAHKDKGGGAATSTTALKTPENSPKASDD; the protein is encoded by the coding sequence ATGGGGGATGCTGAGAATGCCCTTCCACCTTCAAAGAAAAGGACCGCCGGAGTGCAGCTCACTAAAGATACTCCTGTTGATGATGGGGAAGATGTCCCTGAACATGAGACTGGCACTTTCAAGAGAGCTAGTGATGAGGTTCTGGCAACCCGAAGGATAGTCAAAGTTCGTCGCCAACAGAACAATTCTGCTCCTTCTTCAAACCCATTTGCAGGGATACGCTTGACAACTCCCACTGACTCCGGTGCTAATCCTGTTGAACCTACTGCTGAAAAACAATCAGCTGGTGAGAACAGTGGTGCAGATGATTCAAATGGCAATGATGCTACGTCAAAGGATTCTGAGAAAGCTAAGGATGAAGAAACTAAGCAATTGGAGAGTAAAACTGATGCAGTAGAGGACAAATCTGCTGCAAAGAACGATGCTGCAGAAGAAAGCAATGCAGATCAGGAGCATGCTGCAGAAAAGGAGAGTACTGTTGATAAATCTGAGGCAGACAAGGAACATAGTGAAGATGTCGACAAAAATGAAGTTGAGGAGAAGAAGGATGCTGCAAGTAAGGAGATTGCTGCTGAAAGTAATACTGGAAACGAGGATAAGAAAGATAGCACTGACAATGGCGATGAGAAAGTTGAGAGTGCAGAACCAAGTGCTGAAGGTGGCCATTTGAAGTCATTTCAACAGCTCTCAAGTAGCCGAAATGCATTCACAGGTCTTGCTGGAACTGGTTTCTCTTCTACTTCGTTTTCATTTGGGTCTGTTTCAAGTGAAGGGTCAGGTTCTATCTTTGGTACAAAAAATGACAAGCCTTTTGGTCTGGGTTTATCCACCAATGGAAGTTCTGTTTTTGGGGTATCCGCATCCTCTGCTATTTCCAAGAGCGAGGGAAGTGGTTTTGCAGCATTGCAGGAGGTTGTGGTTGAAACCGGTGAAGAGAATGAGAAAGTGGTTTTTAATGCAGATTCAGTGTTGTTTGAATTTGTTGATGGAAGTTGGAAGGAAAGAGGAAAGGGAGAAGTGAAAGTTAATGTTACAACTGGCGAAGAAAAAGCAAGACTTCTTATGAGGTCTAGGGGAAATTATAGACTGATTTTGAATGCTCGGCTTTACCCAGATATGAAGCTCACAAATATGGAGAAGAAGGGTGTTACATTTGCATGCATCAACAGTGCCACAGAAGGGAAAGTTGGTCTTTCAACATTTGCCTTGAAGTTCAAGGACCCTTCCATTGTGGAGGAGTTTAAAGCTGCTATCACGGCACATAAGGATAAGGGTGGTGGTGCTGCAACATCAACAACAGCTCTCAAGACCCCAGAAAATTCTCCAAAGGCATCTGATGATTGA
- the LOC107612583 gene encoding coatomer subunit beta'-2 isoform X2 has protein sequence MPLRLEIKRKLAQRSERVKSVDLHPTEPWILASLYSGTVCIWNFQSQTMAKSFEVTELPVRSAKFIARKQWVVAGADDMFIRVYNYNTMDKVKVFEAHTDYIRCVAVHPTLPYVLSSSDDMLIKLWDWEKGWVCTQIFEGHSHYVMQVTFNPKDTNTFASASLDRTIKIWNLGSPDPNFTLDAHQKGVNCVDYFTGGDKPYLITGSDDHTAKVWDYQTKGCVQTLEGHTHNVSAVCFHPELPIIITGSEDGTVRIWHSTTYRLENTLNYGLERVWAIGYMKGSRRVVIGYDEGTIMVKLGREVPVASMDNSGKIIWAKHNEIQTVNIKSVGADVEVADGERLPLAVKELGTCDLYPQNLKHNPNGRFVVVCGDGEYIIYTALAWRNRSFGSALEFVWSSDGEYAVRESTSKIKIFNKNFQEKRSVRPTFSAERIFGGTLLAMCSNDFICFYDWAECRLIYRIDVNVKNLYWADSGDLVTIASDTSFYILKYNRDIVASHLVSGRPVDDEGVEDAFELLHEMSERVRTGIWVGDCFIYNNSSWRLNYCVGGEVTTMFHLDRPMYLLGYLANQSRVYLIDKEFNVMGYTLLLSLIEYKTLVMRGDIERANEVLPSIPKEHLNSVARFLESRGMIEEALEVATDPDYRFELAIQLGRLEVAKSIATEVQSESKWKQLGELAMSNGRLDMAEDCLNHAMDLSGLLLLYSSLGDAEGISKLATLAKEQGKNNVAFLCLFMLGRVEDCLQLLIESNRIPEAALMARSYLPSKVSEIVAIWRKDLNKVNPKAAESLADPEEYPNLFEDWQVALAVESKAAETRNVYPPAEQYTSHADKSHISLVEAFRSMQIEEGEEPLENGDSNHENGEEQYTEAQEEHNGEEGSQEEAVVVDADSTDGAVLVNGNEAEEEWVLAPRH, from the exons ATG CCTCTCAGACTCGAAATCAAG AGGAAGCTTGCGCAAAGATCAGAAAGAGTAAAATCTGTGGATCTACATCCGACAGAACCATG GATTCTTGCAAGTTTATACTCTGGAACTGTCTGTATCTGGAACTTCCAATCTCAG ACTATGGCCAAATCTTTTGAGGTTACTGAGTTGCCAG TTAGGTCAGCCAAGTTTATTGCACGCAAACAGTGGGTTGTTGCTGGAGCAGATGATATGTTTATTCGTGTATATAATTACAACACAATGGATAAAGTCAAAGTATTTGAGGCACATACAGATTACATTCGGTGTGTGGCTGTTCATCCTACACTTCCTTATGTGCTGTCATCATCTGATGATATGCTTATTAAGCTTTGGGATTGGGAAAAAGGCTGGGTTTGTACCCAGATATTTGAGGGACATTCTCATTATGTCATGCAAGTAACATTTAATCCTAAAGACACAAACACCTTTGCTAGTGCATCTCTTGATCGCACGATAAAG ATTTGGAATCTTGGCTCTCCTGATCCTAATTTTACATTGGATGCCCATCAGAAAGGTGTGAATTGCGTTGATTACTTTACAGGTGGTGACAAACCTTATCTGATCACTGGCTCTGATGATCACACTGCCAAG GTATGGGATTATCAGACCAAAGGTTGTGTCCAGACCCTTGAAGGTCACACGCACAATGTTTCTGCTGTGTGCTTTCATCCTGAGCTTCCTATAATAATTACTGGTTCTGAGGATGGTACGGTACGAATATGGCACTCTACCACTTATAG GCTTGAAAACACATTGAACTATGGTCTTGAAAGGGTTTGGGCCATTGGATATATGAAAGGATCACGTCG CGTTGTGATTGGCTATGATGAAGGGACTATTATGGTTAAACTTGGTCGAGAAGTACCTGTGGCTAGCATGGACAACAGTGGGAAAATTATTTGGGCTAAGCATAATGAAATTCAAACTGTCAATATAAAAAGTGTAGGAGCAGATGTGGAG GTTGCTGATGGAGAAAGGTTACCCTTGGCTGTTAAGGAGTTGGGCACTTGTGATCTCTACCCACAA AACTTAAAGCACAACCCCAATGGGAGATTTGTTGTTGTATGTGGAGATGGTGAGTATATTATATACACTGCATTGGCATGGAGAAATAGGTCTTTTGGTTCCGCTCTCGAATTTGTTTGGTCTTCTGATGGAGAGTATGCTGTCAGAGAAAGCACATCAAagatcaaaattttcaacaaaaatttccAG GAGAAGAGGAGTGTCCGACCAACATTTTCAGCAGAACGTATTTTTGGAGGCACTTTATTAGCGATGTGCTCGAATGATTTCATCTGCTTTTATGATTGGGCAGAATGCAGGTTAATTTATCGGATTGATGTCAATGTGAAA AACCTCTACTGGGCCGACAGTGGTGATCTTGTCACAATTGCTAGTGATACATCATTCTATATCCTGAAGTACAAT CGTGACATAGTTGCTTCACATTTAGTTAGTGGAAGACCTGTAGATGATGAAGGTGTTGAAGATGCCTTTGAGCTCCTTCATGAGATGAGTGAACGTGTCAGGACAGGCATTTGGGTTGGGGATTGCTTTATCTACAACAATTCCTCTTGGAGACTGAATTACTGTGTTGGTGGCGAG GTAACAACAATGTTTCATTTGGACCGCCCTATGTATTTATTGGGCTACCTTGCAAACCAAAGCCGGGTATATCTGATTGACAAAGAGTTTAA TGTTATGGGATACACACTGCTTTTAAGCTTGATTGAGTACAAGACATTGGTTATGCGCGGTGATATTGAAAGGGCCAATGAAGTCCTACCATCAATTCCTAAGGAGCATCTTAACAG TGTGGCTCGATTCTTGGAATCACGGGGGATGATAGAGGAGGCTCTTGAAGTAGCTACTGACCCTGATTACAGATTTGAACTAGCAATACAGCTTGGAAGATTAGAAGTTGCAAAG AGTATTGCAACAGAAGTGCAGAGTGAGTCTAAATGGAAGCAGTTGGGAGAATTAGCTATGTCTAATGGAAGG TTAGATATGGCTGAGGATTGTTTGAATCATGCGATGGATTTGAGTGGGTTGTTACTGCTGTATTCTTCTTTAGGAGATGCCGAAGGAATATCAAAACTTGCAACCCTTGCTAAAGAGCAAGGGAAGAACAATGTTGCTTTCCTTTGCTTGTTTATGTTGGGTAGAGTGGAAGACTGCCTTCAACTGTTGATAGAGAG CAATCGGATTCCAGAGGCAGCTTTAATGGCTCGATCTTACCTCCCAAGCAAGGTCTCAGAGATAGTGGCAATTTGGAGAAAAGATCTTAATAAG GTTAATCCAAAAGCTGCTGAATCATTGGCTGATCCTGAGGAATATCCAAATTTATTTGAAGACTGGCAAGTTGCACTTGCTGTTGAATCTAAGGCTGCAGAAACAAG gaaTGTTTACCCTCCTGCGGAGCAGTACACCAGCCATGCAGATAAATCACATATAAGCCTTGTTGAAGCTTTTAGAAGCATGCAGATTGAAGAAGGCGAGGAGCCTCTTGAGAATGGGGACTCTAACCATGAG AATGGAGAAGAGCAGTATACAGAGGCACAGGAGGAGCATAATGGAGAGGAAGGAAGCCAAGAAGAGGCAGTTGTAGTGGATGCCGATTCTACAGATGGTGCAGTACTCGTTAATGGTAACGAGGCTGAAGAAGAGTGGG TGCTTGCGCCACGTCACTAG
- the LOC107612585 gene encoding coatomer subunit beta'-3 isoform X1, whose translation MEQNLSLDFEHEFVQNSVRVKSVDLHPTEPWVLVGLYSGSISIWNYQTKTEEKSFKLSESPVRSAKFIARENWVIAASDDKYIRVCSYETGEKISEFEGHTDYIRSLAVHPFLPYVVSASDDNVLKLWDWKKGWACLKTFQGHSHYVMSVAFNPKDPSTFATASLDGTLKIWSVDSSAPILTLEGHLKGVNCADYFISNDKEYLISGSDDYTAKVWDYHSKKCVQTLEGHGNNVTAVCSHPELPIIITASEDSTVKIWDNVTYRLQTTLNFDLERIWSIGYKKGSSRVAFGCDKGFVIVKINIQAVKQD comes from the exons ATG GAGCAGAATCTCTCTCTTGATTTTGAG CATGAATTTGTTCAGAACTCGGTAAGAGTGAAATCCGTTGATCTACATCCAACTGAGCCATG GGTTCTAGTGGGTTTGTATTCAGGATCTATTTCTATATGGAACTATCAGACAAAg ACTGAAGAGAAGTCATTCAAGCTTAGTGAATCACCAG TAAGATCTGCCAAGTTCATTGCTCGCGAAAATTGGGTTATTGCTGCGTCGGACGACAAGTATATTCGAGTCTGCAGTTATGAGACAGGCGAAAAGATTTCAGAATTTGAAGGACATACAGATTACATTAGGAGTTTGGCTGTGCACCCTTTCCTGCCTTATGTTGTGTCAGCTTCTGATGACAATGTTCTAAAATTGTGGGATTGGAAGAAGGGTTGGGCTTGTCTTAAAACCTTTCAAGGACACTCACATTATGTGATGAGTGTAGCATTTAACCCCAAGGATCCATCTACCTTTGCTACTGCATCCCTTGATGGGACTTTAAAG ATTTGGAGTGTTGATTCCTCTGCTCCAATTTTGACCCTGGAAGGACACTTGAAAGGAGTGAATTGTGCTGATTACTTCATAAGCAATGATAAAGAATATCTTATAAGTGGTTCTGATGATTACACTGCAAAAGTGTGGGATTATCATTCTAAAAAATGTGTACAAACACTTGAAGGACATGGAAACAATGTCACAGCAGTGTGCTCTCATCCTGAGCTTCCTATTATTATAACAGCTTCAGAGGATTCTACTGTCAAAATATGGGATAATGTCACATACAG GCTTCAAACCACCTTGAATTTTGATCTTGAGAGAATATGGAGTATTGGATACAAGAAAGGATCATCAAG GGTTGCTTTTGGTTGTGACAAAGGATTTGTTATAGTTAAGATAAACATTCAAGCTGTCAAACAAGATTAA
- the LOC107612585 gene encoding coatomer subunit beta'-3 isoform X2, with protein MNLSLDFEHEFVQNSVRVKSVDLHPTEPWVLVGLYSGSISIWNYQTKTEEKSFKLSESPVRSAKFIARENWVIAASDDKYIRVCSYETGEKISEFEGHTDYIRSLAVHPFLPYVVSASDDNVLKLWDWKKGWACLKTFQGHSHYVMSVAFNPKDPSTFATASLDGTLKIWSVDSSAPILTLEGHLKGVNCADYFISNDKEYLISGSDDYTAKVWDYHSKKCVQTLEGHGNNVTAVCSHPELPIIITASEDSTVKIWDNVTYRLQTTLNFDLERIWSIGYKKGSSRVAFGCDKGFVIVKINIQAVKQD; from the exons ATG AATCTCTCTCTTGATTTTGAG CATGAATTTGTTCAGAACTCGGTAAGAGTGAAATCCGTTGATCTACATCCAACTGAGCCATG GGTTCTAGTGGGTTTGTATTCAGGATCTATTTCTATATGGAACTATCAGACAAAg ACTGAAGAGAAGTCATTCAAGCTTAGTGAATCACCAG TAAGATCTGCCAAGTTCATTGCTCGCGAAAATTGGGTTATTGCTGCGTCGGACGACAAGTATATTCGAGTCTGCAGTTATGAGACAGGCGAAAAGATTTCAGAATTTGAAGGACATACAGATTACATTAGGAGTTTGGCTGTGCACCCTTTCCTGCCTTATGTTGTGTCAGCTTCTGATGACAATGTTCTAAAATTGTGGGATTGGAAGAAGGGTTGGGCTTGTCTTAAAACCTTTCAAGGACACTCACATTATGTGATGAGTGTAGCATTTAACCCCAAGGATCCATCTACCTTTGCTACTGCATCCCTTGATGGGACTTTAAAG ATTTGGAGTGTTGATTCCTCTGCTCCAATTTTGACCCTGGAAGGACACTTGAAAGGAGTGAATTGTGCTGATTACTTCATAAGCAATGATAAAGAATATCTTATAAGTGGTTCTGATGATTACACTGCAAAAGTGTGGGATTATCATTCTAAAAAATGTGTACAAACACTTGAAGGACATGGAAACAATGTCACAGCAGTGTGCTCTCATCCTGAGCTTCCTATTATTATAACAGCTTCAGAGGATTCTACTGTCAAAATATGGGATAATGTCACATACAG GCTTCAAACCACCTTGAATTTTGATCTTGAGAGAATATGGAGTATTGGATACAAGAAAGGATCATCAAG GGTTGCTTTTGGTTGTGACAAAGGATTTGTTATAGTTAAGATAAACATTCAAGCTGTCAAACAAGATTAA
- the LOC107612583 gene encoding coatomer subunit beta'-2 isoform X1 — MPLRLEIKRKLAQRSERVKSVDLHPTEPWILASLYSGTVCIWNFQSQTMAKSFEVTELPVRSAKFIARKQWVVAGADDMFIRVYNYNTMDKVKVFEAHTDYIRCVAVHPTLPYVLSSSDDMLIKLWDWEKGWVCTQIFEGHSHYVMQVTFNPKDTNTFASASLDRTIKIWNLGSPDPNFTLDAHQKGVNCVDYFTGGDKPYLITGSDDHTAKVWDYQTKGCVQTLEGHTHNVSAVCFHPELPIIITGSEDGTVRIWHSTTYRLENTLNYGLERVWAIGYMKGSRRVVIGYDEGTIMVKLGREVPVASMDNSGKIIWAKHNEIQTVNIKSVGADVEVADGERLPLAVKELGTCDLYPQNLKHNPNGRFVVVCGDGEYIIYTALAWRNRSFGSALEFVWSSDGEYAVRESTSKIKIFNKNFQEKRSVRPTFSAERIFGGTLLAMCSNDFICFYDWAECRLIYRIDVNVKNLYWADSGDLVTIASDTSFYILKYNRDIVASHLVSGRPVDDEGVEDAFELLHEMSERVRTGIWVGDCFIYNNSSWRLNYCVGGEVTTMFHLDRPMYLLGYLANQSRVYLIDKEFNVMGYTLLLSLIEYKTLVMRGDIERANEVLPSIPKEHLNSVARFLESRGMIEEALEVATDPDYRFELAIQLGRLEVAKSIATEVQSESKWKQLGELAMSNGRLDMAEDCLNHAMDLSGLLLLYSSLGDAEGISKLATLAKEQGKNNVAFLCLFMLGRVEDCLQLLIESNRIPEAALMARSYLPSKVSEIVAIWRKDLNKVNPKAAESLADPEEYPNLFEDWQVALAVESKAAETRNVYPPAEQYTSHADKSHISLVEAFRSMQIEEGEEPLENGDSNHENGEEQYTEAQEEHNGEEGSQEEAVVVDADSTDGAVLVNGNEAEEEWGTNNEGGPSA; from the exons ATG CCTCTCAGACTCGAAATCAAG AGGAAGCTTGCGCAAAGATCAGAAAGAGTAAAATCTGTGGATCTACATCCGACAGAACCATG GATTCTTGCAAGTTTATACTCTGGAACTGTCTGTATCTGGAACTTCCAATCTCAG ACTATGGCCAAATCTTTTGAGGTTACTGAGTTGCCAG TTAGGTCAGCCAAGTTTATTGCACGCAAACAGTGGGTTGTTGCTGGAGCAGATGATATGTTTATTCGTGTATATAATTACAACACAATGGATAAAGTCAAAGTATTTGAGGCACATACAGATTACATTCGGTGTGTGGCTGTTCATCCTACACTTCCTTATGTGCTGTCATCATCTGATGATATGCTTATTAAGCTTTGGGATTGGGAAAAAGGCTGGGTTTGTACCCAGATATTTGAGGGACATTCTCATTATGTCATGCAAGTAACATTTAATCCTAAAGACACAAACACCTTTGCTAGTGCATCTCTTGATCGCACGATAAAG ATTTGGAATCTTGGCTCTCCTGATCCTAATTTTACATTGGATGCCCATCAGAAAGGTGTGAATTGCGTTGATTACTTTACAGGTGGTGACAAACCTTATCTGATCACTGGCTCTGATGATCACACTGCCAAG GTATGGGATTATCAGACCAAAGGTTGTGTCCAGACCCTTGAAGGTCACACGCACAATGTTTCTGCTGTGTGCTTTCATCCTGAGCTTCCTATAATAATTACTGGTTCTGAGGATGGTACGGTACGAATATGGCACTCTACCACTTATAG GCTTGAAAACACATTGAACTATGGTCTTGAAAGGGTTTGGGCCATTGGATATATGAAAGGATCACGTCG CGTTGTGATTGGCTATGATGAAGGGACTATTATGGTTAAACTTGGTCGAGAAGTACCTGTGGCTAGCATGGACAACAGTGGGAAAATTATTTGGGCTAAGCATAATGAAATTCAAACTGTCAATATAAAAAGTGTAGGAGCAGATGTGGAG GTTGCTGATGGAGAAAGGTTACCCTTGGCTGTTAAGGAGTTGGGCACTTGTGATCTCTACCCACAA AACTTAAAGCACAACCCCAATGGGAGATTTGTTGTTGTATGTGGAGATGGTGAGTATATTATATACACTGCATTGGCATGGAGAAATAGGTCTTTTGGTTCCGCTCTCGAATTTGTTTGGTCTTCTGATGGAGAGTATGCTGTCAGAGAAAGCACATCAAagatcaaaattttcaacaaaaatttccAG GAGAAGAGGAGTGTCCGACCAACATTTTCAGCAGAACGTATTTTTGGAGGCACTTTATTAGCGATGTGCTCGAATGATTTCATCTGCTTTTATGATTGGGCAGAATGCAGGTTAATTTATCGGATTGATGTCAATGTGAAA AACCTCTACTGGGCCGACAGTGGTGATCTTGTCACAATTGCTAGTGATACATCATTCTATATCCTGAAGTACAAT CGTGACATAGTTGCTTCACATTTAGTTAGTGGAAGACCTGTAGATGATGAAGGTGTTGAAGATGCCTTTGAGCTCCTTCATGAGATGAGTGAACGTGTCAGGACAGGCATTTGGGTTGGGGATTGCTTTATCTACAACAATTCCTCTTGGAGACTGAATTACTGTGTTGGTGGCGAG GTAACAACAATGTTTCATTTGGACCGCCCTATGTATTTATTGGGCTACCTTGCAAACCAAAGCCGGGTATATCTGATTGACAAAGAGTTTAA TGTTATGGGATACACACTGCTTTTAAGCTTGATTGAGTACAAGACATTGGTTATGCGCGGTGATATTGAAAGGGCCAATGAAGTCCTACCATCAATTCCTAAGGAGCATCTTAACAG TGTGGCTCGATTCTTGGAATCACGGGGGATGATAGAGGAGGCTCTTGAAGTAGCTACTGACCCTGATTACAGATTTGAACTAGCAATACAGCTTGGAAGATTAGAAGTTGCAAAG AGTATTGCAACAGAAGTGCAGAGTGAGTCTAAATGGAAGCAGTTGGGAGAATTAGCTATGTCTAATGGAAGG TTAGATATGGCTGAGGATTGTTTGAATCATGCGATGGATTTGAGTGGGTTGTTACTGCTGTATTCTTCTTTAGGAGATGCCGAAGGAATATCAAAACTTGCAACCCTTGCTAAAGAGCAAGGGAAGAACAATGTTGCTTTCCTTTGCTTGTTTATGTTGGGTAGAGTGGAAGACTGCCTTCAACTGTTGATAGAGAG CAATCGGATTCCAGAGGCAGCTTTAATGGCTCGATCTTACCTCCCAAGCAAGGTCTCAGAGATAGTGGCAATTTGGAGAAAAGATCTTAATAAG GTTAATCCAAAAGCTGCTGAATCATTGGCTGATCCTGAGGAATATCCAAATTTATTTGAAGACTGGCAAGTTGCACTTGCTGTTGAATCTAAGGCTGCAGAAACAAG gaaTGTTTACCCTCCTGCGGAGCAGTACACCAGCCATGCAGATAAATCACATATAAGCCTTGTTGAAGCTTTTAGAAGCATGCAGATTGAAGAAGGCGAGGAGCCTCTTGAGAATGGGGACTCTAACCATGAG AATGGAGAAGAGCAGTATACAGAGGCACAGGAGGAGCATAATGGAGAGGAAGGAAGCCAAGAAGAGGCAGTTGTAGTGGATGCCGATTCTACAGATGGTGCAGTACTCGTTAATGGTAACGAGGCTGAAGAAGAGTGGGGTACGAATAATGAAGGAGGCCCGTCAGCCTAA
- the LOC107612585 gene encoding coatomer subunit beta'-1 isoform X3, producing the protein MTEEKSFKLSESPVRSAKFIARENWVIAASDDKYIRVCSYETGEKISEFEGHTDYIRSLAVHPFLPYVVSASDDNVLKLWDWKKGWACLKTFQGHSHYVMSVAFNPKDPSTFATASLDGTLKIWSVDSSAPILTLEGHLKGVNCADYFISNDKEYLISGSDDYTAKVWDYHSKKCVQTLEGHGNNVTAVCSHPELPIIITASEDSTVKIWDNVTYRLQTTLNFDLERIWSIGYKKGSSRVAFGCDKGFVIVKINIQAVKQD; encoded by the exons ATG ACTGAAGAGAAGTCATTCAAGCTTAGTGAATCACCAG TAAGATCTGCCAAGTTCATTGCTCGCGAAAATTGGGTTATTGCTGCGTCGGACGACAAGTATATTCGAGTCTGCAGTTATGAGACAGGCGAAAAGATTTCAGAATTTGAAGGACATACAGATTACATTAGGAGTTTGGCTGTGCACCCTTTCCTGCCTTATGTTGTGTCAGCTTCTGATGACAATGTTCTAAAATTGTGGGATTGGAAGAAGGGTTGGGCTTGTCTTAAAACCTTTCAAGGACACTCACATTATGTGATGAGTGTAGCATTTAACCCCAAGGATCCATCTACCTTTGCTACTGCATCCCTTGATGGGACTTTAAAG ATTTGGAGTGTTGATTCCTCTGCTCCAATTTTGACCCTGGAAGGACACTTGAAAGGAGTGAATTGTGCTGATTACTTCATAAGCAATGATAAAGAATATCTTATAAGTGGTTCTGATGATTACACTGCAAAAGTGTGGGATTATCATTCTAAAAAATGTGTACAAACACTTGAAGGACATGGAAACAATGTCACAGCAGTGTGCTCTCATCCTGAGCTTCCTATTATTATAACAGCTTCAGAGGATTCTACTGTCAAAATATGGGATAATGTCACATACAG GCTTCAAACCACCTTGAATTTTGATCTTGAGAGAATATGGAGTATTGGATACAAGAAAGGATCATCAAG GGTTGCTTTTGGTTGTGACAAAGGATTTGTTATAGTTAAGATAAACATTCAAGCTGTCAAACAAGATTAA